A region from the Terriglobia bacterium genome encodes:
- a CDS encoding NADH-quinone oxidoreductase subunit N produces the protein MFPLREDFLRVLPELVFCAGGTLLMLLQPFVRSRQAFSSLALLASAAATLSAVFAALNPGTAFGGLIRADGFSFFFHLLIGLVVFLVVLGSSSYLARERLAPAEFYALVLFAAAGMGVLASAQELLTAFIGLEMSSISSYILAGYRRDTLKSSESAMKYFLLGSFATAFFLYGIALVYGKTGTTVLTQMGTADASDTVLKLGLALILVGLGFKVAAAPFQVWAPDVYEGAPTPVTALFSAGPKAAAFALLLRIFVMVPAATQLWFWAFWLLAVLTMFTGNLGALVQTNVKRMLAYSSIAHAGYLLVAFAARSEIGVAAVLFYLLAYALAKLGAFTVLAHLGGAGEKHLDLEDYAGLGQRQPFAAAALSVFLLSLLGLPVTAGFFGKFYIFKAALQSHLIWLAVLMGLNSVIGAYYYLRLIVVMYMREPREEAAGAPFPAAVSMVLTICVLGTLYFGLFPNHIISFALSPGLFGR, from the coding sequence ATGTTCCCTCTCCGCGAAGATTTTCTGCGTGTCCTGCCGGAGCTGGTCTTCTGTGCCGGCGGCACGCTGCTCATGCTCCTGCAGCCGTTCGTGCGCAGCCGCCAGGCCTTTTCCTCCCTCGCCCTGCTGGCCTCCGCCGCCGCGACGCTCAGCGCGGTCTTCGCGGCCCTCAATCCCGGCACGGCCTTCGGCGGCCTAATCCGCGCCGATGGCTTCAGCTTTTTCTTTCATCTGCTGATCGGCCTGGTCGTCTTCCTGGTGGTTCTCGGCTCGTCGTCCTATCTAGCGCGCGAGCGCCTGGCCCCGGCGGAATTCTACGCCTTGGTGCTGTTCGCCGCCGCCGGTATGGGCGTCCTGGCCTCGGCGCAAGAATTGCTCACCGCCTTCATCGGCCTGGAGATGAGCTCCATCTCCAGCTACATCCTGGCCGGCTACCGCCGCGACACTCTGAAGTCCAGTGAATCGGCGATGAAGTATTTCCTGCTGGGCTCGTTCGCCACCGCGTTCTTCCTCTACGGCATCGCCCTGGTTTACGGCAAGACCGGCACCACGGTGCTGACGCAGATGGGCACCGCGGACGCTTCCGACACGGTTCTCAAGCTGGGCCTGGCGCTGATTCTCGTCGGCCTGGGCTTCAAGGTCGCCGCCGCTCCCTTCCAGGTGTGGGCCCCGGACGTCTACGAAGGCGCGCCCACGCCGGTTACCGCGCTGTTTTCCGCCGGCCCCAAGGCTGCGGCGTTCGCGCTGCTGCTGCGCATCTTCGTGATGGTGCCGGCGGCCACGCAACTGTGGTTCTGGGCTTTCTGGCTGCTGGCCGTGCTGACCATGTTCACCGGCAACCTGGGCGCGCTGGTGCAGACCAACGTCAAGCGCATGCTGGCTTACAGCTCCATCGCCCACGCCGGCTACCTGCTGGTGGCTTTCGCCGCGCGCAGCGAGATCGGCGTCGCCGCGGTGCTCTTTTACCTGCTGGCCTACGCCCTGGCGAAGCTCGGGGCCTTCACCGTGCTCGCGCATCTCGGCGGCGCCGGGGAGAAGCACCTCGACCTCGAGGATTACGCCGGCCTGGGACAGCGCCAGCCCTTTGCCGCCGCCGCCCTGAGCGTCTTCCTGCTCTCGCTGCTGGGCCTTCCGGTCACCGCGGGCTTCTTCGGCAAGTTCTACATTTTCAAGGCCGCGCTGCAATCGCACCTGATCTGGCTGGCCGTGCTCATGGGCCTCAACAGCGTGATCGGCGCCTATTACTACCTGCGCCTGATCGTGGTGATGTACATGCGCGAGCCGCGCGAGGAAGCGGCCGGCGCGCCCTTCCCGGCGGCGGTGAGCATGGTGCTGACGATCTGCGTCCTGGGCACCCTCTATTTCGGCCTCTTCCCCAATCACATCATCTCTTTCGCGCTGAGCCCCGGTCTCTTCGGGCGCTGA
- a CDS encoding NADH-quinone oxidoreductase subunit M, with protein MAGGHLLTILTFLPALGALGLLLLRGEDQEWIRRLALAISVAEFALSLLLIPAVPLGSAGYHLEEFRAWIASPPIHYHLGVDGISLFLVILTTFLTPISILASWKSIQHRVKEFFVMLLLLEVGVVGVFLSLDLFLFFLFWEVMLLPMYFLIGIWGHERRIYAAVKFVLYTMAGSILMLVGIVWLYTITGTFDLPAIQKLLQAGFVVLSPRAELLLFAAFFLAFAIKVPLFPLHTWLPDAHVEAPTAGSVILAGVLLKMGTYGMIRFCLPLFPGASRRAAPLVAALAIIGIIYGALVALVQPNLKKLVAYSSVSHLGFVVLGIFAFNNISMQGAVYQMLNHGISTGALFLLVGMLYDRRHTFEIAEYGGLATPMPRLAAFFLFVALSSLGLPLLNGFVGEYLILLGTYQRHWNWAVWAALGVILSACYLLWSYQRVFFGEVTHGKNRELPDATAREKWILAAMAVVILWMGIGSAMFTQRFAASCQNVLDQMQRNQAQEAAAPKAPGILNAPVAASIPGAPQISVERLGNR; from the coding sequence ATGGCTGGCGGACACTTGCTGACGATTCTCACTTTCCTTCCCGCGCTCGGCGCGCTGGGTCTGTTGCTGCTGCGCGGCGAGGACCAGGAATGGATCCGCCGGCTGGCGCTGGCCATATCCGTTGCCGAGTTCGCCCTTTCGCTGCTGCTGATCCCGGCCGTGCCGCTGGGCTCCGCCGGCTATCACCTCGAAGAGTTCCGCGCGTGGATCGCTTCCCCGCCGATCCACTATCACCTCGGGGTGGACGGCATCAGCCTCTTTCTGGTCATCCTGACGACCTTCCTTACGCCCATCTCCATCCTGGCGTCGTGGAAAAGCATCCAGCACCGCGTGAAGGAATTCTTCGTCATGCTGCTCCTGCTGGAGGTCGGCGTTGTCGGTGTCTTCCTCTCGCTGGACCTCTTCCTCTTCTTCCTGTTCTGGGAAGTGATGCTTCTGCCCATGTACTTCCTGATCGGCATCTGGGGCCACGAGCGGCGCATCTACGCCGCCGTCAAGTTCGTGCTGTACACCATGGCCGGCTCGATCCTCATGCTGGTGGGCATCGTCTGGCTCTATACCATTACCGGCACGTTCGACCTGCCGGCGATCCAGAAGCTGCTACAGGCAGGCTTCGTGGTGCTCTCGCCGCGCGCCGAGCTGCTGCTCTTCGCCGCCTTCTTCCTGGCCTTCGCCATCAAGGTGCCGCTCTTCCCGCTGCACACCTGGCTGCCCGACGCGCACGTGGAAGCGCCCACCGCGGGCTCGGTGATCCTGGCTGGGGTGCTGCTGAAGATGGGCACCTACGGCATGATCCGCTTCTGCCTGCCGCTCTTTCCCGGCGCATCGCGGCGCGCCGCGCCGCTGGTGGCCGCGCTGGCCATCATCGGCATCATCTACGGGGCGCTCGTCGCGCTGGTGCAGCCCAACCTGAAGAAGCTGGTGGCCTACTCCTCGGTCAGCCACCTGGGCTTTGTGGTCCTGGGCATCTTCGCCTTCAATAACATTTCCATGCAGGGCGCCGTCTACCAGATGCTCAACCACGGCATCTCCACCGGCGCGCTCTTCCTCCTGGTGGGCATGCTCTACGACCGCCGCCACACCTTCGAAATCGCGGAATACGGCGGCCTGGCCACGCCCATGCCGCGCCTCGCGGCCTTCTTCCTCTTCGTGGCGCTCTCTTCGCTGGGCCTGCCGCTGCTCAACGGCTTCGTCGGGGAATACCTGATCCTCCTGGGCACCTACCAGAGGCACTGGAATTGGGCGGTATGGGCCGCGCTGGGCGTGATCCTCTCGGCCTGCTACCTGCTGTGGTCCTACCAGCGGGTCTTCTTCGGCGAGGTCACCCACGGAAAGAACCGCGAGCTGCCGGACGCCACGGCGCGCGAAAAGTGGATTCTAGCGGCCATGGCCGTGGTCATCCTGTGGATGGGCATCGGCTCGGCCATGTTCACGCAGCGCTTCGCCGCCTCCTGCCAGAACGTCCTCGACCAGATGCAGCGCAACCAGGCCCAGGAAGCCGCCGCGCCGAAGGCGCCCGGAATTTTGAACGCGCCCGTGGCTGCCAGCATTCCCGGCGCACCTCAAATTTCAGTGGAAAGGCTCGGAAACCGTTAA
- the nuoL gene encoding NADH-quinone oxidoreductase subunit L, with protein sequence MPILTHLWIIPLLPLLGAAINGLLGAKWPNKTVSAVAVGSTGLSFLAALECVREFLQLRPDQIPWVQQYFTWITAGNFRAGFDLQVDQLTIVMLMVVTGVGWLIHIYSMGYMAHEGGYYRFFSYLNLFMFFMLILVLGANYVVLFVGWEGVGLSSYLLIGFYFLKKSASDAGKKAFIVNRIGDFGFMLGMFLLYRTFGTLDFVPLFAKAAPLQADALGQVGVVTAACLLLFMGATGKSAQIPLYVWLPDAMEGPTPVSALIHAATMVTAGVYVVARSHVLFTHAPTAMLVVAITGAATALFAATIGLVQTDIKKVLAYSTVSQLGYMFLACGVGAFSAGIFHLMTHAFFKALLFLAAGSVIHAMGGEQDMRRMGGLSGKIRWTYLTMLMGTLAIAGAPLFAGFFSKDAILFSAFQSETGGHILYAAGLFSALLTAFYMFRLIFLTFHGQPRFDEHHVHVHESPKSILVPLVILAVLSIAGGWMAAPAFWGGPDHFAAFLAPVFGAGGAEAAAEAAGPAAEAAGRSLELTMAGVAVFTALAGFLVAFWMYIRKPGTAERLANSFQGVYTTLLNKYYVDEIYAALIVGPLAWISDNVLWRSVDAAGIDGAVNGVAQGATALGDRLRRVQSGNTRSYAVWVVIGAIVVILAIFWPLLKPAVGMVP encoded by the coding sequence ATGCCCATACTCACTCATCTGTGGATCATTCCGCTGCTGCCGCTGCTGGGTGCGGCCATCAATGGCCTTTTGGGCGCGAAATGGCCGAACAAGACCGTCAGCGCCGTCGCCGTCGGTTCCACCGGGCTGTCGTTCCTGGCCGCGCTGGAGTGCGTGCGCGAATTCCTGCAGCTTCGTCCCGACCAGATTCCCTGGGTGCAGCAGTACTTCACCTGGATCACGGCCGGAAATTTCCGCGCCGGCTTCGACCTGCAGGTGGACCAGCTCACGATCGTGATGCTTATGGTGGTCACCGGGGTCGGCTGGCTCATCCACATCTATTCGATGGGCTACATGGCGCACGAGGGCGGCTACTACCGCTTCTTCTCCTACCTGAATCTGTTCATGTTCTTCATGCTGATTCTGGTGCTGGGCGCGAATTACGTGGTGCTCTTCGTGGGCTGGGAGGGCGTGGGCCTGTCGAGCTACCTGCTCATCGGCTTCTACTTCCTGAAGAAGTCGGCCTCCGACGCCGGAAAGAAAGCGTTCATCGTCAACCGCATCGGCGATTTCGGCTTCATGCTCGGGATGTTCCTGCTCTACCGCACCTTCGGCACGCTGGATTTCGTGCCGCTGTTCGCCAAGGCCGCGCCGCTGCAGGCGGACGCGCTGGGTCAGGTGGGCGTCGTGACCGCGGCCTGCCTGCTGCTGTTCATGGGCGCCACCGGAAAATCGGCGCAGATTCCGCTGTACGTCTGGCTGCCGGACGCCATGGAAGGCCCCACGCCGGTCAGCGCGCTGATTCACGCCGCGACCATGGTCACCGCGGGCGTCTACGTCGTGGCGCGCTCGCACGTGCTCTTCACCCACGCTCCCACGGCCATGCTGGTCGTGGCCATCACCGGCGCCGCCACGGCTCTCTTCGCCGCCACCATCGGCCTGGTGCAGACGGACATCAAGAAAGTGCTGGCCTACTCGACGGTCAGCCAGCTCGGCTACATGTTCCTGGCTTGCGGCGTGGGCGCGTTTTCCGCGGGCATCTTCCACCTGATGACCCACGCCTTCTTCAAGGCCCTGCTCTTCCTGGCCGCGGGCAGCGTCATCCACGCCATGGGCGGGGAGCAGGACATGCGCCGCATGGGCGGCCTCAGCGGCAAGATTCGCTGGACCTACCTGACCATGCTCATGGGCACGCTGGCCATCGCCGGCGCGCCGCTCTTTGCCGGCTTTTTCAGCAAGGACGCCATCCTGTTCAGCGCCTTCCAGAGCGAAACGGGCGGGCATATCCTGTACGCCGCCGGCCTGTTCAGCGCCCTGCTGACCGCGTTCTACATGTTCCGGCTGATTTTCCTGACCTTTCACGGCCAGCCGCGCTTCGACGAGCATCACGTGCACGTGCACGAATCGCCGAAGAGCATACTGGTGCCGCTGGTGATTCTCGCCGTGCTCTCGATTGCGGGCGGCTGGATGGCCGCGCCGGCCTTCTGGGGCGGTCCGGATCACTTCGCGGCGTTCCTCGCCCCGGTCTTCGGCGCCGGAGGCGCGGAGGCCGCTGCGGAAGCCGCGGGGCCGGCGGCGGAGGCCGCGGGGCGCTCGCTCGAACTGACCATGGCCGGGGTCGCCGTGTTCACGGCGCTGGCCGGCTTCCTGGTCGCCTTCTGGATGTACATCCGCAAGCCCGGCACGGCCGAGCGCCTGGCCAATTCCTTCCAGGGCGTCTACACGACGCTGCTCAACAAATATTACGTGGACGAAATCTACGCCGCGCTGATCGTCGGCCCGCTCGCCTGGATCTCCGACAATGTCCTGTGGCGGAGCGTGGATGCCGCGGGCATCGACGGCGCGGTCAACGGCGTGGCCCAGGGCGCCACCGCCCTCGGCGACCGCCTGCGCCGCGTGCAGTCCGGGAACACGCGGAGCTACGCCGTGTGGGTGGTGATCGGTGCGATCGTGGTGATTCTGGCGATTTTCTGGCCGCTGCTGAAACCGGCCGTGGGAATGGTGCCCTGA
- the nuoK gene encoding NADH-quinone oxidoreductase subunit NuoK, whose product MPTNYYLVLSAILFGLGVVAFVFKRNIITIFMSIELMLNAVNLAFVAFSQALGKLDGQVFVLFVIVVAAAEAAVGLGIVILIARNRQSLNVERVNLLKF is encoded by the coding sequence GTGCCGACGAACTACTACCTGGTTCTCAGCGCAATCCTGTTCGGATTGGGCGTCGTGGCCTTTGTCTTCAAACGCAACATCATCACCATTTTCATGTCCATCGAGCTGATGCTCAACGCCGTCAACCTGGCCTTCGTGGCCTTCAGCCAGGCCCTAGGCAAGCTGGACGGGCAGGTGTTCGTGCTGTTTGTGATCGTGGTCGCGGCGGCGGAAGCCGCTGTCGGACTGGGGATTGTTATTCTGATCGCGCGGAACCGGCAGTCGCTGAACGTCGAGCGCGTGAACCTGTTGAAATTCTGA
- a CDS encoding NADH-quinone oxidoreductase subunit J yields the protein MTPQLILFFVLAALAVGGALSLVVARHPIRSALALIVVMVALAGLYLLLGAEFVAAVQIIVYAGAIMVLFVFVIMLLNAGEEERTNVSRLAGTAGIPLAVALAGFLAAAVARSTPVTAAGAAPQGAASTRALANLLFREFVYPFELTSFLILVAILGALVLAQREK from the coding sequence ATGACCCCGCAACTGATCCTCTTCTTCGTGCTGGCCGCGCTGGCCGTGGGCGGAGCCCTGAGCCTGGTCGTAGCGCGGCATCCGATCCGCAGCGCGCTGGCGCTGATCGTGGTGATGGTCGCGCTGGCCGGGCTGTACCTGCTGCTCGGCGCGGAGTTCGTGGCCGCGGTGCAGATCATCGTCTACGCCGGCGCGATCATGGTGCTCTTCGTCTTCGTGATCATGCTGCTCAACGCCGGCGAGGAAGAGCGCACGAACGTGTCGCGCCTCGCGGGCACGGCGGGCATCCCCCTGGCCGTGGCCCTGGCCGGCTTTCTCGCCGCCGCCGTGGCCCGGTCCACGCCGGTGACGGCCGCAGGCGCGGCTCCGCAGGGCGCCGCCTCCACGCGGGCGCTGGCCAACCTGCTCTTTCGCGAGTTCGTCTATCCCTTCGAGCTGACGTCGTTCCTGATTCTAGTGGCCATCCTGGGCGCGCTGGTGTTGGCCCAGCGGGAGAAATAA
- a CDS encoding NADH-quinone oxidoreductase subunit H codes for MKELFLQHAFLITTLVKSGLLLFIVLTVLAYLTWFERKMIAHMQSRWGPYRVGPHGLLQPAADGLKFLFKEDPTPAGVDRLVYFLAPALTLALGLTTLAVIPFGPEPIRIFGYETHLGIADLNIGLLVLFAITALGVYGIALGGWASNSKYSLLGGLRSSAQMISYELALTLSVVGVLLLAGSFSLRDIITAQEGRMLWGILPRWNILAGPAPQILGFLCYFIAAVAETNRAPFDLAEAESELVAGFHTEYASFKFAMFFMGEYANMIAVSCLATILFFGGWISPFPSTPAWAWTHFLPSVLLAGFGLFVIWDGIRYETIFGKLVLPGVGAAFCGLGALFALVPPVTSYIQGPFWFLSKIFVFLFIYVWARATLPRLRYDQLMSFGWKLLLPVSIANVVLTSLAILKWGGQ; via the coding sequence GTGAAAGAACTCTTCCTCCAACATGCGTTCCTGATCACCACCCTCGTCAAGAGCGGCTTGCTGCTCTTCATCGTCCTGACCGTGCTCGCTTATCTCACCTGGTTCGAGCGCAAGATGATCGCGCACATGCAGTCGCGCTGGGGACCGTACCGCGTCGGGCCGCACGGCCTGCTGCAGCCCGCGGCCGATGGCCTCAAGTTTCTTTTCAAGGAAGACCCCACGCCCGCGGGCGTGGATCGGCTGGTGTACTTCCTCGCGCCCGCGCTCACGCTGGCCCTGGGACTGACCACGCTGGCGGTCATTCCCTTCGGGCCGGAGCCCATCCGCATCTTCGGCTACGAGACGCACCTGGGCATCGCCGACCTCAACATCGGCCTGCTGGTGCTCTTCGCCATCACCGCCCTCGGCGTATACGGCATCGCTCTGGGCGGCTGGGCCTCCAACAGCAAGTACTCGCTGCTCGGCGGCCTGCGCAGCTCGGCGCAGATGATCAGCTACGAGCTGGCGCTGACGCTGTCCGTGGTCGGCGTGCTGCTGCTGGCCGGCAGCTTCAGCCTGCGCGACATCATCACCGCGCAGGAGGGCCGCATGCTGTGGGGAATTCTGCCGCGCTGGAACATCCTGGCCGGGCCGGCCCCGCAGATCCTCGGCTTCCTGTGCTACTTCATCGCCGCCGTCGCGGAGACCAACCGCGCCCCATTCGACCTGGCCGAAGCGGAATCCGAACTGGTCGCCGGCTTCCACACCGAATACGCCAGCTTCAAGTTCGCCATGTTCTTCATGGGCGAATACGCGAACATGATCGCGGTCTCCTGCCTGGCCACCATCCTGTTCTTCGGCGGCTGGATCTCGCCCTTCCCTTCCACGCCGGCCTGGGCCTGGACGCATTTCCTGCCCAGCGTGCTGCTGGCGGGCTTCGGGCTGTTCGTCATCTGGGACGGCATCCGCTACGAGACGATCTTCGGGAAGCTCGTGCTGCCCGGCGTGGGCGCGGCGTTCTGCGGACTGGGGGCGCTCTTCGCCCTGGTGCCGCCCGTGACCTCGTACATCCAGGGGCCGTTCTGGTTTCTCTCCAAGATTTTCGTCTTCCTGTTCATTTACGTGTGGGCGCGGGCCACGCTGCCGCGTCTGCGTTACGACCAGCTCATGAGTTTCGGCTGGAAGCTGCTGCTGCCGGTTTCCATCGCCAACGTGGTGCTCACCAGCCTGGCCATTCTGAAGTGGGGTGGACAGTGA
- the nuoG gene encoding NADH-quinone oxidoreductase subunit NuoG — protein sequence MADQKLVTMKINDREVQVAPGTLVIEAARRIGTEVPSFCYYPGLSLQAACRMCLVEVEKAPKLATACTLVAAEGMVVRTDSEQVRQARKAMLEFLLTNHPLDCPVCDKGGECELQDMVFRYGADSSRFIEEKVHRPEEKWSELVYYDAPRCILCFRCVRVCDEGMDVKALGVGLRGVNSVIIPNAGDHLECEECGMCIDICPVGALTSGTYRYKTRPWEMQYVSTVCTHCSNGCKTTLSVRNHEILRSNNRDLSGINKEFLCVKGRFGFDFTKHPERIRQPLLRKDGRLYPVSWEEAAEAAATRLKQVLDASGGDAIGVIGSNRTSNEENYLLQRLARATFGTNNMDHHRTADYAGLHAALGENAAEKQLGMGDLEQATAVLLIGNDPTQQNPLVAWQIRSAIRHNGARLYILNAGEIKLRRKANQYLRLGAGQEAAAVRWLAQGKEALTPELVSELTALKAQLETETDLAIVFGAEITGAAIAELVAFGSKLSGRVRYMALGDYANSRGAADLGLLPDRLPGYASVEDAHARNAFEKLWGSPLPARAGLSASKMVEAAQAGKLKALYVVGANPLKHFGKRDGGRGNLELLIVHELFLTETAQQADIVFPAASAYEKDGSVTNTAGEIQLLHKGAEVMGPRSDFDLLRILSHQMEKLGAGKAFHYRTPEAVFEEIGKAVEGYDVAQAGLLTGGAEPARIAVPRNGHAPYDVPAGLIFSARDTLFTSGTLGRYCTLMDALPENEAKP from the coding sequence ATGGCCGACCAGAAGCTAGTGACGATGAAGATCAACGACCGGGAAGTGCAGGTCGCGCCGGGGACGCTGGTGATCGAAGCGGCGCGGCGCATCGGGACGGAGGTTCCGTCGTTCTGCTACTACCCCGGCCTGTCGCTGCAAGCGGCCTGCCGCATGTGCCTGGTGGAAGTGGAAAAGGCGCCCAAGCTGGCCACGGCGTGCACGCTGGTGGCGGCCGAAGGCATGGTGGTGCGCACGGACTCCGAGCAGGTGCGCCAGGCGCGCAAGGCCATGCTGGAATTCCTGCTGACCAACCACCCGCTGGACTGCCCGGTGTGCGACAAGGGCGGGGAGTGCGAACTGCAGGACATGGTTTTCCGTTACGGAGCGGACTCCAGCCGTTTCATCGAGGAGAAGGTTCACCGCCCAGAGGAGAAGTGGTCGGAGCTGGTCTATTACGACGCGCCGCGGTGCATCCTGTGCTTCCGCTGCGTGCGCGTGTGCGATGAGGGCATGGACGTGAAGGCGCTGGGCGTGGGCCTGCGCGGCGTGAACAGCGTGATCATCCCCAACGCCGGCGATCATCTGGAGTGCGAAGAGTGCGGCATGTGCATCGACATCTGCCCGGTCGGCGCGCTTACCAGCGGCACGTACCGCTACAAGACGCGGCCGTGGGAGATGCAGTACGTCTCCACCGTGTGCACGCACTGCTCGAACGGCTGCAAAACGACGCTGAGCGTGCGCAATCACGAGATCCTGCGCTCCAACAACCGCGACCTCTCCGGCATCAACAAGGAATTTCTGTGCGTGAAGGGCCGCTTCGGCTTCGACTTCACCAAGCACCCCGAGCGCATCCGCCAGCCGCTGCTGCGCAAGGACGGCAGGCTCTACCCGGTCTCCTGGGAAGAGGCCGCGGAGGCGGCGGCCACGCGGCTGAAGCAGGTGCTGGACGCTTCAGGCGGGGATGCCATCGGAGTCATCGGCTCCAACCGCACCTCCAACGAAGAGAACTACCTGCTGCAGCGCCTGGCGCGCGCCACCTTCGGCACCAACAACATGGACCACCACCGCACCGCCGACTACGCCGGGCTGCACGCCGCGCTCGGCGAAAACGCCGCGGAAAAACAGCTGGGCATGGGCGATCTCGAGCAAGCTACGGCCGTCCTGCTCATCGGCAACGACCCCACGCAGCAGAATCCGCTGGTGGCCTGGCAGATCCGCTCCGCCATCCGGCACAACGGCGCGCGGCTTTACATCCTGAACGCCGGCGAGATCAAGCTCCGCCGCAAAGCCAATCAGTACCTCCGGCTGGGCGCGGGGCAGGAAGCCGCCGCGGTACGCTGGCTGGCGCAGGGCAAGGAAGCGCTCACGCCGGAACTGGTGAGCGAGCTCACCGCGCTCAAGGCCCAGCTCGAGACCGAAACGGATCTGGCCATCGTCTTCGGCGCGGAAATTACCGGAGCGGCCATCGCCGAGCTCGTCGCTTTCGGCTCAAAACTTTCCGGCCGCGTGCGCTACATGGCCCTCGGCGATTACGCGAATTCGCGCGGCGCCGCGGACCTCGGCCTGCTCCCCGACCGTCTGCCGGGCTACGCCAGCGTGGAGGATGCCCATGCGCGCAATGCCTTCGAAAAGCTTTGGGGCAGCCCGCTTCCGGCCCGGGCCGGGCTGAGCGCATCGAAGATGGTGGAGGCCGCGCAAGCCGGGAAGCTCAAGGCCCTGTACGTGGTCGGGGCCAACCCGCTGAAGCACTTTGGCAAGCGCGACGGCGGCCGCGGCAATCTCGAGCTGCTCATCGTGCACGAACTGTTTCTGACGGAAACTGCGCAGCAGGCCGACATCGTCTTCCCCGCCGCGTCCGCCTATGAAAAGGACGGCTCGGTGACGAACACCGCCGGCGAGATCCAGCTCCTGCACAAGGGAGCGGAAGTGATGGGCCCGCGCAGCGATTTCGACCTGCTGCGCATTCTCTCCCACCAGATGGAAAAGCTGGGAGCGGGCAAGGCCTTCCACTACCGCACGCCGGAAGCCGTGTTCGAAGAGATTGGCAAGGCGGTCGAGGGCTACGACGTGGCGCAGGCCGGGTTGCTCACCGGCGGCGCCGAGCCCGCGCGCATCGCGGTGCCGCGCAACGGCCACGCCCCGTACGACGTGCCCGCGGGCCTGATCTTCTCGGCGCGGGACACGCTGTTCACCAGCGGCACGCTGGGGCGCTATTGCACTTTGATGGATGCACTCCCGGAGAACGAAGCCAAGCCGTGA
- the nuoF gene encoding NADH-quinone oxidoreductase subunit NuoF, translating to MQVNYDYYEEVTPNKFDRIIEDLDAGRKPAPVRVISGALHPRHPLETPLISKRWGIPNSQSIDVYLQHEGYQALEKALKQMTPESIIEEVKKSNLRGRGGAGFSAGMKWSFVPKDSPKARYVICNADESEPGTCKDRPLMEMDPHQLIEGIVIAGRAIGAHHGFIYIRGEYRYVLDIVDSAIEEAYARGYLGKNILGSGFDFDLLIHTGAGAYECGEESALMESLEGKRGYPRIKPPFPAVVGLYGCPTIINNVETLSSVPAILREGGEAYASRGTPKNGGTRLVCVSGHVNKPGIYEVPLSFNMKRFIEEVAGGIPGGRKLKAVIPGGSSCPALKPDEIDIPMDYDSLAKAGSMLGSGGMVVADETTCMVDLARRIMQFYAHESCGWCIPCREGTSWLRKMLERFHAGAGRPEDIDMVGELAKKMLGKTFCPLGDAAAMPTISIITKWRHEFEEHLNGRCAYKQAESIVGAR from the coding sequence ATGCAGGTGAACTACGATTATTACGAAGAGGTGACTCCCAATAAATTCGACCGCATTATCGAGGACCTGGACGCGGGCCGCAAGCCCGCTCCCGTGCGGGTCATCAGCGGCGCGCTGCACCCGCGGCACCCGCTGGAAACTCCGCTGATCAGCAAGCGCTGGGGGATTCCCAATTCGCAGAGCATCGACGTCTACCTGCAGCACGAAGGCTATCAGGCGCTGGAAAAAGCGCTGAAGCAGATGACGCCGGAAAGCATCATCGAGGAAGTGAAGAAGTCCAACCTGCGCGGGCGGGGCGGCGCGGGTTTCTCCGCGGGAATGAAGTGGAGCTTCGTGCCCAAGGATTCCCCGAAGGCGAGATACGTGATCTGCAACGCCGACGAGAGCGAGCCGGGCACCTGCAAGGACCGGCCGCTGATGGAGATGGACCCGCACCAGCTGATCGAGGGCATCGTCATCGCGGGGCGGGCCATCGGCGCGCACCACGGCTTCATCTATATCCGCGGGGAATATCGCTACGTGCTGGACATCGTGGACAGCGCCATCGAAGAGGCCTATGCGCGGGGCTATCTGGGCAAGAACATTCTCGGCTCGGGCTTCGACTTCGACCTGCTGATCCACACCGGGGCGGGCGCGTACGAGTGCGGGGAAGAGTCCGCGCTGATGGAATCGCTGGAAGGCAAGCGCGGCTACCCGCGCATCAAGCCGCCTTTCCCGGCGGTGGTGGGCCTCTACGGCTGCCCGACAATCATCAACAACGTGGAAACGCTGAGCAGTGTCCCGGCCATTCTGCGCGAGGGCGGCGAAGCGTATGCCAGCCGCGGCACGCCGAAAAACGGCGGGACGCGCCTGGTCTGCGTCTCGGGGCATGTGAACAAGCCCGGCATCTACGAAGTGCCACTCAGCTTCAACATGAAGCGCTTCATCGAAGAAGTGGCCGGAGGCATCCCCGGCGGCAGGAAGCTGAAGGCGGTCATTCCCGGCGGCAGTTCCTGCCCGGCGCTGAAGCCCGACGAGATCGACATTCCCATGGACTACGATTCGCTGGCCAAGGCCGGCTCCATGCTGGGCTCCGGGGGCATGGTGGTGGCGGACGAAACCACCTGCATGGTGGACCTGGCGCGGCGCATCATGCAGTTTTATGCACACGAATCCTGCGGCTGGTGCATCCCTTGCCGCGAAGGCACGAGCTGGCTGCGCAAGATGCTGGAGCGCTTCCACGCCGGCGCGGGACGCCCCGAGGACATCGACATGGTCGGGGAGCTCGCCAAAAAAATGCTGGGAAAGACGTTCTGCCCGCTCGGCGACGCGGCGGCCATGCCCACGATCAGCATCATCACCAAGTGGCGCCACGAATTCGAAGAACATCTGAACGGCCGCTGCGCCTACAAGCAGGCCGAATCCATTGTCGGGGCGCGGTAG